Sequence from the Ailuropoda melanoleuca isolate Jingjing chromosome 10, ASM200744v2, whole genome shotgun sequence genome:
CTTAGCAGACAAAATCTAGAAGTGCAGTGGTGGCCTCTATGAATCAATGACTGTGAAAATGGGTCCTGGAGCCCTCCAAGTGGCTTACTTTCACCTGACGTCAGGATGGCAGGAATGGGGGAAGATTCCCTGGATTGCAAAAGATTAAAAGTGCAATACTTCCATCTTCAAGCAGAAGCCAAAGCCCCGTTTATATTATCTTATCCCCGGTGCGCACTGACAAGCTCCATGGTACTGTGGCCATCAGACGCGTCTGCAACGTGTGTGCGTGTCAGAAGGCACCTTCTCATTTCCAAGTGGCAGCACATATTTTTTTGACAGGAAATAACACCCAGCTGCTTGTGAGACCAACAGAGCATCTAAACTACCCACGGCAGGAGAGCTCTTTAGAGCAAAATAATCACAGAGCCAAGTTGTTGTGACATTCCCAAACAGCTCTTGTGTTGCTAATCACAAGGAATTCTTTATAAAACATCCTGCGTGAAATAAAACATAGAGAAAGATCCAAAAGCTTGAAATTGAGGTCGAAGTGTGTTAAAAATTCACCTTCTGAAAAAACCAACTATAAAAGACTTTTTGGGGGACAAAAGAGGAAAACTGACAGGAGCAAAGAAGAGTCAGCAGAATAGGGTTTACGGGCCCGCACGGACCCGCCGTCGGGTTCTGCGAGGTACGACTGCAACACAGCCATATCCATTCACTTGCGTAGTGTCTGAGGACGCAAAGACACAGCCgagtagctgtgacagagaccacGTGGCCCGCAGAGTCTCAACtctttactatctggccttttacagaagaaTGTTTGCCGACTACTGGACTGGGGCATTAAATAATAGGAGGGAACTGGTGACAATTTTCgtaggtgatggtgatgatagcaGTATGGTCACCACACATGTCCTCAAGAGATCCAGGCTCAAATATTTAGGGGTGAACTACCATGATGACTGCGGCTTAGAAAGTGGTACAGTGAAGAGTAAGGAAGGAGAGAGTTAATGTCATTCGATGTTGAATTTAAGTGGTGGGGATGCGGCTGTTCTGTATACTGTTTCTCAGGGATTCTGTACGTCtcaatttctttttagttttaattttatttttttaagatttaaaagtaATATCTACGCCTAACGTGCAGCTCTAACTTACagccccgagaccaagagtcacatgctctaccgactgagccagccaggtgcccgttTGAATTTTTTATGACATAAAGCCGGAAAACAATTCACTCAGGTTTATGCCCCCCTTCTTTTGTTCTAAGTCTCAACATTTTTAGATGGAATAGCATTTCTTAGGAAAGTACTCAGCGCAAGAAAATTCTACTAAAATAGCGATATGTGCGAAGCTCCGGACTCCATTCTAATTAGATTTTATCTTCTTCTATCGTATCGGGTTTCAGCAGGTGCAAGATAACTCATTCTTCTGCTTCCGGACTGTAATATGCTTCTCAGTGTTTGAGAATGCATGTATTGAGGGAGGGAAGGTATTGTATTATTCTATAATGAACGGATCTCTTgctaaaatattcttattttttacctGGAACACCTAGCATACAGAAACAATtttgttaacttcttttttttcagtgttaaaatTATTAGTTTGCTGCAAAGACTATCATGTTTCAAATGCGTTATGGGAATACATTGTGGGTTTCTTTGCTATTTCATACTTCATGCTCATCTATTCTGATTCTTTCTGGAAGGCAGAAGCACCTTCATGAATGGCATAACCAGTAGCCAGAACAGCTTCCTCTTAGAGCAGTGGCAGAAAATGGCAAACTTAGCAAATAACAATGCTCAGCAGCCCAGAGCCTTGTACCAGATTTGCTGTGAGAAACAGAGGTCATGGTTTCTTTGAGTCTCGGTTTCCTCACGTTTAAAAGGGTAAAAGAAATTATCCTATATgggatggaaaaaagagaaaggttgATAAGGTCCAATGATATCATGTAAAAAGATGTGGAATGTGAACCCTAGACCATCACAGCCCATGGGACAAATTGAGCAGCTGGTTGTTTTtgcaacaaataaataaaataaagttttattggaacacagccacactgtGCCTTCATAGGTCTACGGCTCCTTTTGCATTAAAGTTGACTAGTCACAGACCACGTGGTTGGCAAAGACAAAAATTTTTGCTACCTGGCCCTTCACAAACAATGAATTGCTGACTTTGGCTCCAGATGGCCACGAGCTTCTCTAACAGTCCAGAAGTGTGTGTTGGTCACTGAATCTGAGTCAGAAAGggcctctgggggcgcctgggtggctcagtcattaagtgtctgcctttggctcagggcatgatcctggtgttctgggatagagccctacatcaggctcctctgctgggagcctgcttcttcctctcccactccccctgcttgtgttccctgtctctctggctgtctctctctctgtcaaataaatacataaaatcttaaaacaaaaaaacaaaaaaacaaaaaaaaagaaagggcctCTGAAGAACTTGCAGTTGAGTACTGTCACTAGATACACTGACCCTGTGTGGTTCAGAACGGCAAAGTGATGTTATCTAAAGTCACACACATTTAATGTGGACATGTGGAGAACACCACTGCCACCCTCCGGCCAAAATTAAGAAGGTAGGGATAGACAGTGAAGTTACTGAGGTCACTTGGGGCCCAGTCTCAAGTCTGAATGGCTATTGTTCAGTGACCAGTCCCTGCAAGGAGGTCAGCATGAGCTTCGTCACAAATGCTTATCTTAACTTAATGAAACCTATATCCATGCCTGTAGCAGCAAAACCTAGAAATGGGAAGCAAGCTTCTGAGGGTTCAAGGGGGCTCTCAGCAGTCAGTCTGAAAAAATCTAGGTCTCCTTCCTCACTCCTGCTGgagaagggggtggagaaagggggtGGTGGCAGcggctaatatttattgactattaTTGAACACGGTCTACCATACCCAAGATACTTTAATCAATTTATTCGATTTCATTCGACCCTCACGAACACCATATGGAACTGGGAAGGTCCCCACTTAAAGCCGTGGATGCTGAGACTCAGAGGTTaactgacttgctcaaggtcagacAGCTGTCAAGAGGGTACAGCTGAGACTCTCTTAGGTCTGTTTGACCTGGAAACTAAGTTTTTCGTATTAGGCTACAACGTACGGCTCACAGGTGACAGGACTGAGGGGACTgagctggggttcaaatccaggGCATGAGGTGAGAGACCAGAACCGCGTTTTCCAACCCCATACAAGTTTTTCGCTTTCAAGGGTTTTTCGACCCCGTGCCATCTCTCCGAGCACCCTGAGGGTCTGCACCCGCTGCCACCAGCCCGCCGGGCGCTGCCTACCTGTCGCGGGGCCGTCAGGGTCCCGTCCACATCGAAGAGGCATAGCGCTTGGCCGGACGCCGCCATCTCGCCGGCTTCCATCCACTCTGCATGGGACTCGTTGGCAACCAGGAACTCGGCGCAGAACTTCCGGGTTCGGCCCCCCGTGCCGCAGGGCACTCTGGGAGGAGGAGGATCCATTCCCACAGCGACTGGGACTTGCGTCAGATATTCCTTCGGAACCACAAATCCCAGAATGCAATGCGCCAAAACGGCATCCTATTCCGTCCGAGCAGTCACAGCTAGAGGTTCCGGGAGCAGAGGGCATTCACTTCCGGCGGCAGGCCGCGGGGCCATGGTAAGGAGGCGGGTGGCGGGAACTGCGGGAGGTGGTGCGCTTTGGGGGGTCGTGTTCCAGGTTGGGCAGGCAGGCAGATTCTTGGAGTTCTGATTCGGAGAAtccggggggttgggggggactTTCGGCGTGGGTTAAGTCTTGCAGTGCCGCGCCTTCTTGCGCTCGGGTCACGTGGGCCGACAGTAGCGCTCGCTGACATTCACTGAGCACTGTCCCCGGGCTTCAAATCCTCGGGTCCATCAAGTGCATTTGAGGGCTGTGAAACCGTTGTCTCATTTGGTGTGTTGTGAATCCCCATCGTGAAAGGCGAAGAAAcgggaggcccagagaagtggaGGAATTTGCCCAAGGAGTCACAGCTAGTGACTGTAGGAGCCAGGATCGGAACCCAGATCTGGCCCCCGAGCCCAGAGAATCTTTAACTGCACTACTCGAGGTGTGCATCTGCACCTGACCAAACCCATGTGCTGCGGTTTGGCGCCTCCCCCCGACCCCCAAAACTGGGCTCAGAAAACAGCGCTTCCCCTTCACCGAAGATGATGCTTTAACCAGATAGAGAATCGGGAGGTTATTATAAGTATCGCAGTGATTTGTTACTCTTTAGGACATTGGTTCCTGCTGGGGAAAGTGTTCTCACAGCCTTATGCGTTCAGTGCCCAGCCCAGAGTTGGCTGTCCctaggtatttgttgaatgaaggaaggcTCTGCCACCTTTCTTGTACCTCTTTGAACTGCCTGAAGGAAAGAGGACCAGTTTGAGAGTCAGACTCTGcgccactcactagctgtgtgtctttgggtaaATTTCTGACCTTCTCTGTGTTTAGTTTTCTCAGTGGTAAAGTGGAagtacagttaacccttgaacagtatgggtttgaactgtgtgggtccgcTTCTGTGTCGattgttgaaaataaatacattggaaAATTTTACGGAGAtttgcaacaatttgaaaaaCCTGGCAGACAAACGGCATAGcctagaaatactgaaaaaataaaaaggtacgTCATAAATGCCTAAAATACAGGTAGAtactagtttattttatttacaccCATAGTACATACaagcttgttttaaaaagtttattacaATGCACACAGAGGCTTGCAGACTGTACACAGCATCATGCGTAGTCGAGAGAAACAAGCCTAAAGATGTGGTATTAAATCCTAACTGCATAAAATTACAGTATACTGTGCTACTGTAATAATTCCATAGCCACCCCCTGTTGCTATTGCTGTGAGCTCAAGTGTTGTGAGTATGTGCTTAACACGGTGTGTTGCTCACCATCTCCACGTGAACACTTCGTTACTAGTAAATTGCAAAAGGCAGTAAAAAGTGATCCCGTGGTTCTCGCGTATTTTTCATCGTGTTTAGTGCAATATTGTAAACCTTGAATAACAACACCACGGGACCCATATGAAATGCCAGTAGTGATTCTGGAAGTCCTCCcgagaagcagagaaaagtcatGACCTTATGAGAAAAAGTTGAATTGCTCGATATGTACTGTGGATTGAAGTCTGAGGCTGCAGTTGCCTGCCATTTCAAGATAAATGAATCCAGCGTGAGGaccattgtaaaaaaagaaaaggaaatccgCGAAGCCGTTGTGGCAGCTACGCCAGCAGGTGCGAAGACCTTGCACTTCTTTGCGAGATACTTTTTTTATCTCGTattgaaaatgcagcttttatgtGGGTGCAGGATTGCTATAAGAAAGGCATCCCTGTAGACTCTAATATGACTCGAGAAAAAGCAAAGTCGTTATACAACACCTTGGagcaaaaggaaggagaaggaactAAAGCTGGAGAATTCAGTGCCagcaaaggatggtttgataattttagaaagaggtttGGCTTCAGAAATGTCAAGATGGCCGGAGAAGCAGCTTCTGCCAACCAACAGGCCGCCGATGAGTTCCCACCTCAAGAGCTCGTAGACGGCCCAGCAGAGGAATTAACCGGAGGTGCGTCAGTGCTGATGAGAGCTTCCGGACCAGTGCCAGATGAGGGACATGTGGAAGCAGCAGAGCCAGAAAACAAGTTGACATTAGACAACCTGGCAGAAGGTTTCGATTATTCAAGACGCCCTTGGCTTCTTTTACAACATGGACCCTCTGTGATCCGGGCACTGAGACTAAAGCAGATGGTGGCAGAGGGATTGGTACCGTACAGAAACATCTTCAGagtaatgaaaaagcaaaaaagtcaGACAGAAATTACAATGTATTTCCGTAAAGTTACGCTGAGCGTGCCTGTTTCTCCTGCCTGCCCTTCCGCCTCCTCCACCTGTCCCACCTCTGCCACTCCTGAGACCGCCAGGccagcccctctgcctcctcgTCCTCAGCCTACTCGGTGGGCAGACGACAAGCCTGAAGACCTTCCTGCTGATACGCTTCCGTGGAATAAAGAGTGAATAGTCTCTGTGCGGTACAGTTCAGCCTACCTGCTGTGTATGCGAGTGAGTGTCTTCATGTGAGATCTAGTAACCGTATGGCAGGAACTGCGGGAGACGCTTTGTGTCCCCCTCCGCCTCCGCCTGGGTAGTCGTCCTGTAGAACATGCAAGACTCCTTTGCAAGTGGGTAGCCTATCCTTAGAGGCTGTATGGTGAGTGATGTTTAATATGAAATTAGCGATGTGTCTTCTTAGTGTTTTGTAACTTTGCTTTCTGCTATCAAAGATTTAGTTACCCTGCAGtatgccccttccctccccctccctctccccaccataGGAGAAAATGCACATCAGCCTGTCATCGCGGCTAAGCggttttttaaagaagtaacagTGTTTCCGATAGTGTATTCGGAACCTGACTGTAATACTGTATGCCATAAGAATTGTATAAGGATTCATTCATCCGTGTACAGGCCAGGCTCCTGGGAAACGATAGTATCGATTACACTAGGCTGCCATAAAGCAACCCCATTACTGCTTCTTTTTACCAATCCATGAATCACTGTCCTTATAAATAAATAGGAATCTCCCTTTCTTATTATCCTTCCTTTTTTGCGTCTAGTGTCAGTAATGTGTGTACTATTACAGTGTTTTGTGTCCTGTAGGACAGTATTGATGTGGGTACTGACAATTCATCTTGGAAACAAGGTAAACGTAATGGTATCgataatacagtactgtaaatgtattttctcttatggttttcttcATCACGTTCTTTTCTGTAGctgactttattgtaaaaatgcGGTATACAATACATGTAAcaacaaatatgtgttaatcgactttACCAGTAAGGCTCCTGGTCAACACTATGCTATTAGTCGTTGACTTTTTgaggagtcagaagttatatgtggatttttgactgcatgggggggTTGGTGTTcgaacccctgcattgttcaagggtcaactgtactggCACCCGCCTTGCACTGCTTGTGTGAAGCTCCCATGAGCTTAGAGCATCCTTCCCTGTGTCTCTGGCAATAGTAGCAACCTCACAGGATTGGCAGGAGCCTCTGGGTAAGATGCTCTGCAGATGTTTATTTTGTGATCAGCATGGTTGAGTTCTTGAGAGCAACGGTCTCCTGTCTCCCTTCCAGGCCACCCTCCTCCGAGCTGTGTCACGGTTGGCAGGCCCAGCTGCATGGAGAAGGCCTGTCTGCGGGCTGTGGTGCCGCACCGGGCAGGAtcctgggaggtgggtggggagcaggacCCCCACCCTGAAGGAGAAGCCTGCAGGCACGGAGACAGAGAAATTCCAGATGGTCTACCGGTTCGACGCTATCCGAGCCTTCGGGTACTTGTCCCAGCTGAAGGTGGCGCAGACGGCCCTGACGCTGCTGGCCCTGCCGCCTGGCCTCTACTGGTACTCGCACGGCCTCGTGACTCTCGGCTCCTTGTGCTTTGCGGGCGGGATAGCTGGCTTCGCCCTGGCCATGCTCTGCTGGATGAGCCACTTCCTCCGGAGGCTGGTGGGCATCCTGTATGTGAACgaggcaggcactgtgctgcGGGTAGCCCACCTGACCTTCTGGGGCCGGCGGCAGGACACGGACTGGCCCGTGGCTGAGGTGGTCCCCATGACGGAGAGCAGGGACTGGCCCCAGGAGCTGTTTGTGCGTATCCAGCAGTACAGTGGGAAGCAGACCTTCTACCTGACCCTGCGCTATGGACGCGTCCTGGACCGAGAGCGTTTCACACAGGTGTTTGGGATGCTGGACACCCTCAAGtgagctgggagctgggcctCCGGGTGGCCCTGGGACGCCTGGATCTCCAGCAGGAAGGCCGAGGGTGTGGGTGAGGCTGAAGAAGGGGATCAGGCAGCTGGAGACTTTGCCAGGGCCTCTAGGCCCTTGTCTTTTGGGATGAGGAAAGTCATGAGGCAGGAGCTGGTAATCGGGTTTACAGGAGAGGTCCTTAGTACAAATTCTTATTGCCTTTGTGTGTGACATTCAGCCAGATAATGGCCAGAAGTTTCTGTTAACAGCCAGTTGTTGGAGGAAGCCATGTCGGGTTCATGCAAGCTGTGCTGTGCTGAGAAATCAGAAGGCAGGGAGGTGTGGCAGGGGGAGCACAGGATTCGGAGTGAGAACGCTTGAGTGCTGTCAGGTGTTAGTTCCTGGTTCCTGGTCCAGGTTATTGAGTCTCGCTGAACCTTGGTTTTCACATCGGTGAAAGGGAAAGTCCTGCCTGTTTCATGGGATGGGTGTGAGAATAAACGGTAAATGTCAAGGTCAGTGCAAAGGTGATGGTGTGGTGCAAGGCTTCCAGGCAGTCAGGAGGGATTTCCCAAGCCCTGTGCAGGGCCCCCTCAGGACTCAGCCTCAGAAAGGACCGGAAAGAAGCCTAGATAAAGGTGGGTCATTTGACCCCGCCAGGATGGTGACCGCACAGTGACTGGGACAGGTGTTGGCCTGGCGAGCACAGCACCCCTGCCAAGATGGTGTTCACCACCCAGACGTTCAGGGCCCTCCTGTCAGAAGGCTCTGCAGTGTCCTAAAGTGAGATGAACTGTATTCTGGTGCATTATTTTATAAACTAAAGCTAATGATATGCACTGCCTTTCCCTGTAATTTGTCATACACATTTGTCATGCAGTCTGTAACAGAGTAACAAGGGAAGACGTGATCTTTATAATTCAGAAGTCAGTAACAGCACGTTTTGTTGTGTGGACTTAGAGGCTTTTGTATTGCGGTAAAACATACAGAACgtaaattttttctttgaccgTTTTCCAGTGTACAGCTCAGTGGGATTAAGTACATCTACggtattgtgcaaccatcacctctgtccatttccagaactttttcgtcATCCCCAGgaaaactctgtccccattaaacataactccccatttccccctccccctggcccttgtgaccactcatctgctttctgtctgtgtgGATTgacttattctggacatttcgttTAGATGGACTCATACGCCCCGTGGTCTGtgatgtctggcttctttcacttgccCTCCTGTTTTCAAGGTGCATCCAGGCTATAGTGTGTATGagcttcattcccttttatggcgAATAGTGTATTACGTGTagactgtgttttatttatccctccgttgatggacatttgtattGTTGCCAACGTTTGGCtcttgtgagtaatgctgctgtcAGCATGGCTGTATAGAAATCTGAGGCCCTGCTTTCGGTCCTTTGGGCTGTGTGCTGAGACGTGGAATTCCTGGGTCGTAGGGTAACTCTACATCTGACTTCGTGAGGAACCACCAGGTTTCCCACGGTGGCTGTGCGGTTTTATATTCCTCAGCACCGCGtgagggctccagtttctccatgtCCGTCTTTTGGATAAttgccatcctagtgggtgtgaagtggtctCTTACTGTGCTTCCAGGCTTTTCTAAAAACATAGATGTTATCCTGTATCTGGAACTGCTGGGGTTTTTCCTTCCTGTAACACATGACTGTCTTAGCTGTCTTAGCTgtaaaccattaaaaatattctgtcacaagaaaataaaaacgtTGTAATGATGAGAGCTGTCTCATGTTAACTAACCATATTGTAATAATTGTTTTgcaacatatatacataaataaatgattacgTTGTACACTTTAAGTTGATACAGCAGTTATATGTTGGTTATAGCTCAGTAAAATTGGGGAAAACAATAGGCAGCACACCTTCCCTAAAACAAAATATGtagataatttgattttttcatttaaatactgtgtaaaaacaaattcagaaattGCAAAATACTCCACTGAGTGGATGTAGCTGGTCCTTTAACTGTGACCTCTTAAGTCATTGCCATTTTTCCCGTTGTTACAAAAGAACGTGGCATATcatggggtgccagggtggctcaggtggttaagcacctgacttgatttcggctcaggtcatgatctcacagttgtgagatcaagccccacgtcaggctccatgcccagtggattctctcccccctccacccctgctctcccttcctccctaaaAAATGTGGCATATCAAATACATGGAGAGAGTGCCTTCTCTGTAGGCTGAAAATGGCATTTTGAGAAAAGTCgctaatacaaaataaatttagttttcttagttaatttattccatttcacagatgtgcaAGTAAAGCCTGTAACGCAGGACCGTTCTGTAAGCTTCCAGATCAGCCTTTTATTCTGCCCAGATCTCTTGTGCCATTCCCTGCTCAGCACTGGCCACAAAGAGGGGGATTTGGGTCCCTCTgggggagtgtgggggagggaggacagccAGTAAACCAGTGCACATGCATATTTAGGTGACCGGGAGCAGTGAGTGGGAGTGGGTCGCCATGAGGAGGCAGGGACAAGAGCAAGAGTGGGGTGCATGCTGGCGGCCGGCCCTGATTTGATCCTAACCTCTGGGGAAAGCCTGGAAGGTGAGAGGAAGGTGAGAACGGTGGAAGGAAGTGTGAAGTGTGggagcttttatttttgtatatttttaaagattgtattagagagagggcacatactatggggaggagcagagggagagggagaagcaggctccctactgagcagggatcctgatgggggctcaatcccaggaccccgagatcatgatctgagctgaagtcagacgcttcaccaactgagccacccaggtgccccaaagtgtgGGATCTTttagaaacaagaagaaacagcaCTTTGTAGTTTGTATTCAGTTGTAGTTAAAGATGCAAATGTAAAGTCATTGGCTTGTGGATTTGATTCCTGCGGTTAGAGACCCTAGTCTGGGGTGTGTGTGGTTGTGGCCCTCAGGTGTTTGGGGACGCTGGGCACCCACTGGGCATAGCTGTGGTTTTCCCAGACCCAAGGGCCCTGCATGCAGGAGAACACTCTCCCTGAGCCCTGATCCAGAGCCTGGGCGTCCTGGGGGGCCACCCACCCATTCAGAAGCACTGGCCCTTTCTTCAGGGGAAATGGCATGTGGTTCCATTGACTTATTGTTTCAGGCTGACTCTCAAAAATGGGACCAGAAGCTGAGCACCTCTCCCCCTGTGCACCTCTGCCGTTCTGATCCACCATCCTCATGTTTCCTCTGGGTTGTTGCAACCTGCTGCTTCCCTTATCCTTCCCCTTCTAGAGTCTGTTCTCACAGCAGCCAAAGTGAtcctctgattttgtttttgttttttaagattgatttatttagagagagagcaggaggaggggcaggggagagggagagaggatcttcaagcagactccccactgagtatggtgCCCCAATGCAGGGTTccgtcctaggaccctgagatcaccaaagtgatcctttatttttattcttttactgttgtttttgaaggttttttttttaaatctattcatttgagagagagagtgtgcccacaaacaagagcacaagcagggggagtggcagagggagagggagaagcagactccccgctgggcagggagcctgacctaggacttgatcccaggaccctgagatcatgaactgagctgaagacagacacttaacccactgagccacccaggcacctgtaaagtgatccttaaaaaaaaaaaaaaaaaaaaaaagaatctcacagCCATTCTAAAAACTGAAGTCCTTACCGTGGCCTGTAAGGCCTGATGTGGTCTGGTTGCACCCCTACCCCCTGCCGTTTTCCCTTATCCAGGACTCTGCCCTCAACCACTTCCAGTCACAACCAGCCTGCTGTCGCTTCAGCAATCCAGGGCACTcccgcctcagggcctttgcataggcggttccctctgcctgcaaacCTTTGTCCCTAGATGTTTGCATAGAGCTCGCTCCCTCTCTCCAGTTTCTGTGACAGGTATTGTTATTTATGCTCAAGAAGTTGCAGTGAAGATTTAATTGTACAGAGAAGAGACAATTATATGTAGCTGTTGGTTTCCTTCCATACTGTTCCCTCACCTCCTTACCAGCTCTTTCAGTGACTGTGAGCCCCTTTCCCCAAAGACAGTCTTTGcctataaaatgtctttttttaaaaaaaagattttatttatttcacagagggagcacaagcagggggagcagcaggcagagggagagggagaagcagactccccactgagcaaggagcctgatgcagggctggatcccaggaccctgggatcatgacctgagccaaaggcagacacttaaccgactgagccactcaggcccctATAAAATGTCATAAGAGGTATAAATGTTTTGACTTTGACCTCATTAAAGACAAGAATTAGCTCAAATAATCTCTGGTGTTGGTCTAGTTGTAAGCTATTACCTGAGTGAACCTCACTCCAGGAGATTCTGGTTATGTCTGGGATGGGTCCCCAAAATCTTTTTGACAAGCTTGAAGGCAATTCTGAAATGCAGTCAGGCTGGGAATTTCAGAAATAGACTATCAGGACAGAAAACCCCAGAGTAACTCGTGCCCCTGTGGACGTCGTGTTCTTGGGTCCAATTTTTTTGCCTGAAGAATAGGTTCTCAGCTCTGGCTCCACGTgcggaatcacctggagagctttttaaaaatattgttgcccagggcatctgggtggctcagtcggttaagcgtctgccttcggctcaggtcatgatctcagggtcctgggatcgagacccgcatcaggctccctgcatagcacacctctccctctgctggtcactctgcctacttgtgatctctctctttccctctctctgtcaaataaataaaatctttttttttttaaagattttatttatttattcaacagagatagagacagccagcgagagagggaacagaagcagggggatgggagaggaagaagcaggctcatagcggaagagcctgatgtggggctcgatcccataacgccaggatcacgccctgagccgaaggcagacgcttaaccgctgtgccacccaggcgcccccaaataaataaaatcttaaaaaaatatatatagttgcCCAGGCCTATGACCAGACATTGCTGTTGTCAGGGCTCCCCAGGGGATTCTCACTTGTAACCTGGGTTTGACAGTCGCTTTCCTGAGGCATCCTCACACTGGAGGTTAGAACCCCGTTCTCACCAGCGGTGGCAGGAAAGAGCCTCCATTTCGATGTGTTGTCTGCTCACACAGCACCAGCAGAGGGCACACACAGCAAATGCGTTGTTCCCTCCCCTAATTCCGAGCCGGAACCA
This genomic interval carries:
- the TMEM186 gene encoding transmembrane protein 186 isoform X2 — translated: MATLLRAVSRLAGPAAWRRPVCGLWCRTGQDPGRWVGSRTPTLKEKPAGTETEKFQMVYRFDAIRAFGYLSQLKVAQTALTLLALPPGLYWYSHGLVTLGSLCFAGGIAGFALAMLCWMSHFLRRLVGILYVNEAGTVLRVAHLTFWGRRQDTDWPVAEVVPMTESRDWPQELFVRIQQYSGKQTFYLTLRYGRVLDRERFTQVFGMLDTLK
- the TMEM186 gene encoding transmembrane protein 186 isoform X1 codes for the protein MCVLLQCFVSCRTVLMWVLTIHLGNKATLLRAVSRLAGPAAWRRPVCGLWCRTGQDPGRWVGSRTPTLKEKPAGTETEKFQMVYRFDAIRAFGYLSQLKVAQTALTLLALPPGLYWYSHGLVTLGSLCFAGGIAGFALAMLCWMSHFLRRLVGILYVNEAGTVLRVAHLTFWGRRQDTDWPVAEVVPMTESRDWPQELFVRIQQYSGKQTFYLTLRYGRVLDRERFTQVFGMLDTLK